A stretch of Eubalaena glacialis isolate mEubGla1 chromosome 10, mEubGla1.1.hap2.+ XY, whole genome shotgun sequence DNA encodes these proteins:
- the KCNJ5 gene encoding G protein-activated inward rectifier potassium channel 4 encodes MAGDSRNAMNQDMEIGVTPRDPKKVPKQARDYIPIATDRTRLLAEGKKPRQRYMEKSGKCNVHHGNVQETYRYLSDLFTTLVDLKWRFNLLVFTMVYTVTWLFFGFIWWLIAYIRGDLDHIGDREWIPCVENLSGFVSAFLFSIETETTIGYGFRVITEKCPEGIILLLVQAILGSIVNAFMVGCMFVKISQPKKRAETLMFSSNAVISLRDEKLCLMFRVGDLRNSHIVEASIRAKLIKSRQTKEGEFIPLNQTDINVGFDTGDDRLFLVSPLIISHEINEKSPFWEMSRAQLNQEEFEIVVILEGMVEATGMTCQARSSYMDTEVLWGHRFTPVLTLEKGFYEVDYNTFHDTYETNTPSCCAKELAEVKREGRLLQYLPSSPLPGGCAGAELDAEAEQDGEEEPEGPSGSWETRGSV; translated from the exons ATGGCTGGCGATTCTAGGAATGCCATGAACCAGGATATGGAGATTGGGGTCACTCCCAGGGACCCTAAGAAGGTTCCCAAGCAGGCCCGCGATTATATCCCCATCGCCACCGACCGCACGCGCCTGCTGGCAGAGGGCAAGAAGCCCCGGCAGCGCTACATGGAGAAGAGCGGCAAGTGCAACGTCCACCACGGCAACGTCCAGGAGACCTACCGCTACCTGAGCGACCTCTTCACCACCCTGGTGGACCTCAAGTGGCGCTTCAACCTGCTCGTCTTCACCATGGTCTACACCGTCACCTGGCTCTTCTTCGGGTTCATCTGGTGGCTCATTGCTTACATCCGGGGTGACCTGGACCACATCGGGGACCGGGAGTGGATCCCCTGTGTCGAAAACCTCAGTGGCTTCGTGTCTGCCTTCCTGTTCTCCATCGAGACCGAGACCACCATCGGGTACGGCTTCCGGGTGATCACGGAGAAGTGTCCGGAGGGCATCATCCTCCTCCTGGTCCAGGCCATCCTCGGCTCCATCGTCAACGCCTTCATGGTGGGGTGCATGTTCGTCAAGATCAGCCAGCCCAAGAAGAGGGCCGAGACCCTCATGTTCTCCAGCAACGCCGTCATCTCCCTGCGGGACGAGAAGCTCTGTCTCATGTTCCGGGTGGGCGACCTTCGCAACTCGCACATCGTGGAGGCCTCCATCCGCGCCAAGCTCATCAAGTCCCGGCAGACCAAGGAGGGGGAGTTCATCCCGCTGAACCAGACCGACATCAACGTGGGCTTCGACACGGGGGACGACCGCCTCTTCCTGGTGTCCCCGCTCATCATCTCTCACGAGATCAACGAGAAGAGCCCTTTCTGGGAGATGTCGCGGGCCCAGCTGAATCAGGAGGAGTTTGAAATCGTTGTCATCCTGGAAGGGATGGTGGAGGCAACAG GCATGACTTGCCAAGCACGGAGCTCCTACATGGATACGGAGGTGCTCTGGGGGCACCGATTCACTCCAGTCCTCACCTTGGAAAAGGGCTTCTATGAGGTGGACTACAACACCTTCCACGACACCTATGAAACCAACACGCCCAGCTGCTGTGCCAAGGAGCTGGCAGAAGTGAAGCGGGAAGGCCGGCTCCTGCAGTACCTCCCCAGTTCCCCACTGCCGGGAGGCTGTGCTGGAGCAGAGCTGGACGCAGAGGCTGAgcaggatggagaggaagagCCTGAGGGTCCCAGTGGGTCCTGGGAGACCAGGGGCTCGGTGTGA